The Vitis riparia cultivar Riparia Gloire de Montpellier isolate 1030 chromosome 3, EGFV_Vit.rip_1.0, whole genome shotgun sequence genome includes a region encoding these proteins:
- the LOC117911753 gene encoding uncharacterized protein LOC117911753, with the protein MGHTSNDLLHLEHKASSSSPLESTLLVCKNGSESKLQKPNHPKGKPITTPLPSSQVLGKVKDFLGVISEANKKLELDAKDNSGKDYDIEVLTGNESEYIEMDLMLGIADLQTPEALAAAESSIAGFQPVVPLAGCSSGTESEDSSDYDDSDNDDDEDSDDDKNDDKNNNKACSVVKHKRSKSAHGDSSMEVPQKNGGSKKRPKIVELS; encoded by the exons ATGGGGCACACCAGCAATGATCTTCTGCACTTGGAGCATAAggcctcttcttcttcacccCTAG AATCCACACTTCTTGTTTGCAAGAATGGGTCAGAGTCCAAGTTGCAGAAACCTAATCACCCTAAGGGAAAACCCATCACTACCCCACTGCCTTCAAGCCAAG TTCTGGGAAAAGTGAAAGATTTCCTAGGAGTCATATCAGAAGCTAATAAAAAGCTGGAGCTTGATGCAAAG GACAATTCCGGTAAGGACTATGATATTGAGGTGCTCACGGGGAATGAATCTGAATACATTGAAATG GATTTGATGCTGGGTATTGCTGATCTGCAGACTCCTGAGGCTCTGGCAGCAGCTGAATCTTCTATTGCAGGTTTTCAACCAGTGGTTCCTCTAGCTGGTTGCAGTAGTGGAACAGAATCTGAAGATAGCTCTGATTATGATGATAGTGATAATGACGATGATGAGGACAGCGATGATGATAAAAATgatgacaaaaataataataaagcatGCTCTGTTGTGAAACATAAAAGATCAAAGTCTGCTCATGGGGATTCTTCCATGGAAGTGCCCCAAAAAAATGGGGGTTCAAAAAAGCGGCCAAAGATTGTTGAGCTCTCGTGA